ACATGCCCATGTATATGCATTAATAATACCATAAAAcacctgctgcgctgggTATGCGAAGCATCACTTCTActgcctccctcctgccTCCCTCCTAACCCTCCCCCCGTTCTCTGCCCTTTGTTGCGGCACCATCCCCACAACCTGCCATTTTTTCGCTCCCTTTGCCATCAGTCGCCCTCTTTTGCGTCTTCGCTGTCTTTGTGTGCCTGTCCGTGCccgtgtgcttgtgtctcCCATTGCCATACACCCATCATCGTGtgcttgttttcttcttgcGCTACCTTCTCGCGAACTTTCCCTTAGGCTTATATACCCTTTATTCACgactcccccttcccttcccttccctcagcgcacacgtgtgtgtttcttgAAAATGGGCTGCGGTGCTTCTTCTGAGAACAGCAGCGTCACGTACGTGAACGGCAAGCCCACCTTCATGGGTGAGGAGGTGACGAAGGGCTTCGAGAAGGACAATGGGCTGCTTTTCCGCATCGTGAACAAGAAGAAGAAGCAGTGGGCGTACTACAACGACACGACGCAGTACGAAATGCACGTGCTGGTCACCTTCAACGAGGACTGTGACATCAAGGCTCTTGGCAAGACgaagctggagcagcaggagaacgGCGAGTGGGTAGCCTCCGTGGTGGTGTACCCGTGCGAGACGGAGATGTTCATTGAGGGCCGCGTGAACGGCTTCAAGTCGAAGATGGACGCCTTGCCGCTGTCGGAGGAGTACCGCCAGCGTcaggcggagaaggaaaagTAGAGCGAAAAACCAAATGAAGGTcgacaaagaaaaaaagcgcaGAAAGCAGACGAGAGTGTTTCTTTAGAtgcgggagagggaaggggatgCAGAGGAGAGCGGGTCCATGGAAGTGGGGTGCAACACCAGTGGCCGAGCAGAGGCACACTTGGAAGCGGGTGCCGAGAGAAAGCTGTGCGTGGAGTGTGGGTGAGGACGGGAGCGAGATACTGGCGTGAGGGACGGGCCGAGGTTTTGGCGCTGTTTCTCTTtgtatctctctctttgaAGCCTCTCGCTCCCCCATCTCCacgatctctctctcgacaTCACTGTCCGACTGCCCACGTACTCTCAGCCCTCCTTTCTTCACCCCTCCTTTCCCACCTTCCTGTCTTTCCTCAcccatgcacgcacgcgcaaacacacacggaTTCCTTTATGTGTGCAAAGACCGGAGACGTTATGAACGGTGTAGGTGTCTTTGTCTATGCTTGGGGTGATGATGTCTGGTTGAGGTGGTGTttgtctccctctctacTCCTTTCACTCCCCATTTCGAACCGTTGGagtgtctctctccttgttTCCCTGCCACCGCACCACGTCGTCCTCCGCTCGTTTGagtggtgttggtggtgtcTGTCGTGTCTTCTTATTCTTGCCGTCtatatacgtatatatatatatatacatacatatatatttTTTGCTCTTCTCATGTGGGTACGTccgccccgcctccctctccaaaCGAAGAACAAAAAGGCAGAAGAcgttctctcctttttttttgtttctgaATGTATTTACGTTTTCTGTTTGATgttttgcccccccccctcccacctcctttttttgtttggtcTTCCTCTTCACTTTTTTTCGCGGGTATGCCGCGGGGGGGGATGAGGGAGTGCTCAAGGACTCCGCTTTCTTGTCTTTGGTTCGTTTGCTTTGTTTTGTATTTCTTTGTAgaccttcctctcctccccctacCCCCCTACATCCCTCTCTaggcagacacacaggcactCACTCATTCATTcacagccacgcacacacttcCATACATGCCCCTCACAGCCGTCTCTGACCATTGCTGCGCTTTTACCGTGTGATCACAGCTGCCcttgtttgcgtgtgcgcgcgcgccttcccACTCCGGCGGGCCGGGGGTGGAGACGCACAGGCTTGCgcatgtgtgtttgtgtgcatgcgttCACTTCATcttcgcgcgctctctctaGCGCTAGGTAAAGAGGCGAGTAAGTGCGATGGCAGCGCTAGTGATGGGGAAGATCGCAGAGGCCTGTGCATAGGTGTACACCGGAACGACCCCCAtctcccaccctcctctttcctttcccttTTACCTTCAGACCTTtagctgcagcgcacgtcttcgcacacacgcacatgcatgcaaGTGAGGCCTGCATGCGCAAAgacgaaggagagagggagcgagagggccAAGACGGCGATCAACACGGTAGCTGCGAAAGAGGCACGCAGCAGGTAAAAGACGAAAAAGAGCATGTacgaagcagcggcgactgagcggctgcggcgacgggaGGAAgtgaagggagggagaggtgcCGCAGGACGGAcggaagagagcgaggaaCAGCGACGTACCCGAACGCATCGACGTGTGTGCAGGCGCCTGCTGGGAATAGCTATCACGTGGCAAACCGTGtgtcgcacgcgcgccagcagGATTATATACACACACGGGCCGCTGTGCCtttgctgctcttcttgctcttgcgtcgttttttttcctgtgtgtgtgtgtgccctttccccctccctctgcgtTTCTGCATcatctgtgtatgtgtgaaCTTCGTGTGTGTACTGGCTTTCTTACTGATCCATGTACGTCTGattccctctctctatatgCGCAtcttcttcctttctccTTCTTCGAAGTTTCTCCACGCATGCctgtgtctctgtctccGCGCGGGTACCttcatgcgtgtgcgcgtgcacgtttttttttgtgtggtTTGCTTCCGTTGTGCCTCTTTTCGTTCTTCAAAGGTCTTTTTCGTTTAGTTTTACATATATCTATGTACGTATGTGcaggtatatatatatatatatatgtttttttcttttttcgaCGGCCCTCTACCGTTTCCACCTACCTACACTACTAGTAGAGTGATGTACAAGATGTCTCTCCTCCATgtcttcttcccttctcccccgCCTTCTCGTGTGCTACATGCGTGAAATGCTCTTGCGTATTTGACTGTATGGGACTcgtcctcttttttttgtttcttgttcctctttttttttgttcgtcATTGATGTTCTCtttccgtgcgtgtgcctttgTGTGTAAGGTGACCCGGTGgatgggaggggagggtaTTCGCCTGCCTCTGACATGGCCTTTTTGTGTTTGCCTCTTTTCGACGTATTTtccatccctcctccttttccctcGTCTTGTTATTATTTTTCGCATTCTCCTTGCGCTTATGGGACCCCACTCTATCTCCTCTccatctttttctttccgcgTTCATGCCCGTCCTTGCCTTGCCTCCTTCCACTAGCACCGCGGCCTCGctttttctcctctctcttaTTCCACATCTTTGTCtgcgtatgtgtgcttgtgtgtgtgtggcgtgtgcgcgccatTCTTGCGCTGTCGGCTCACGTCTTTGTTGCTCGGAAGCCCTCaggcctcccccctccctctctctggtCCCTTCCATCGCTGTCATCCGCACGTCCCTCTCATGTctttgctctctccctctctcactgccAACATTCTCCTTCTGACATAtacgcagagagagacatatatatgtatatatggAGAGGGGGCGAGCGAGCAAGCTTTCGAGCGTGACGAGGCCGAGAGAACCGAGGTACAGTGGTACGCagaaggggagaaggggtgctggtggtggcccAGAGGCGCGGCCCTACGCGAAAGGCCACCGCaagcttctcctccccctccccctctcctgcgTGTGTTTTACTGCCTTCAACCCTGAAGGCCAGCTACGCCTTgatcgcgcgcgcgcgagagacaCACGTAGCGCCACGCCACGCGCGGATGGGAAACCAGCCAAGCGTCGATGAAGGAGCGCGAACAATGCCAACACACAGCGGGAAACAGGCAAAGGAGTAAAGATCAGACAAGCGTTCATTTTCACGCGAAGTGAAGTCAACTGCAAATGAAGCTGTCAAGACGGAGACACCAcctgtggggagggggaggaacgAAAAGCGCATCAATGACCGACGTA
The DNA window shown above is from Leishmania donovani BPK282A1 complete genome, chromosome 20 and carries:
- a CDS encoding calpain-like cysteine peptidase, putative; protein product: MGCGASSENSSVTYVNGKPTFMGEEVTKGFEKDNGLLFRIVNKKKKQWAYYNDTTQYEMHVLVTFNEDCDIKALGKTKLEQQENGEWVASVVVYPCETEMFIEGRVNGFKSKMDALPLSEEYRQRQAEKEK